The following coding sequences lie in one Anticarsia gemmatalis isolate Benzon Research Colony breed Stoneville strain chromosome 16, ilAntGemm2 primary, whole genome shotgun sequence genomic window:
- the LOC142979540 gene encoding uncharacterized protein LOC142979540, with amino-acid sequence MALDKQRILNELGSVVNQLQSADCGCMGKLFSGPGNSNAMPGHCGGGMQGCCGHGYHGHNAPCAGEPYSGARQCMGYCNPPKLYADTYNYLNHNLMQPVVKEVYDDLKSITPANTIMNNPMGAQMGLAAANNPNSGSMMAQNSMPGGGMGNPTMDSMRQPPSPHFHFGNSNPNNTMQMNNPNGQGMGQMGQGMGQMAQGPGQMGQASGQMSQGMAQMGQAMSQMGQGVGQIGQGMGQMSQGMGQMGQAMGQGASQMNPGMGQMSQGMGQMGHGPSAEMLGGMGPQIVNMMNSSSKSNNPPNQGMMSPNPAGSNMPQTPGMNQMPSNMPGNAGQGQYNPGQMQNNAGYMGGNNMSPQGNPGMQTNQYMTQPNMPAQGNAMPGNMNQMNPATQQMGNVNANPQQMANSSYGQHSASMAKFKEMFPGVLKEDLGFDPMSIAFQMNPANQQKSAIDTMNKMLMGNSGGINRIMDASGNATPAMKPVLNATNAAVAGVAQPQVPPQQVQQNMAPAPVQQQQPGTAAPMQNTQQVYTALTGAPAMNQQQLAQQPMMPQQMQPQQIQQMQQQQLQQLQPAGQPQQYQQQQEQHAANARPLTSEGFPNTRPRQPVHPAAPLQHMYKEPIFPADTSRNLLHSHHFAKSARQVQYNTLGQPIEMQNPREYYTPIPDLPQTLSPQTDLSKARNSAMKYSNVKATISKTSLMGNRPVGRTPSRSQLQHIYNQYKGSQSFTQQNIKPSDQGVCYSAGHISIPQSNTPRHTPVERVGGDTAANVAPPTPKLEPIMDQIGDVPVAAKPFGDAVKVGGARNNPRNGLQDQVFTSSPTSAKWSFHGDGRAVPFSVGYRFRNK; translated from the exons ATGGCTTTGGATAAGCAGAGAATATTGAATGAATTAGGTAGTGTTGTAAATCAATTGCAAAGCGCTGACTG cGGCTGCATGGGAAAACTTTTCTCAGGCCCGGGTAATTCCAACGCTATGCCAGGGCACTGTGGAGGTGGAATGCAAGGTTGCTGTGGCCATGGTTATCACGGGCACAATGCACCTTGTGCGGGCGAGCCGTATTCCGGCGCCCGGCAATGTATGGGCTATTGTAACCCTCCAAAGCTCTACGCTGACACCTATAACTATCTGAATCACAATTTGATGCAGCCAGTAGTCAAAGAAGTTTACGACGATTTGAAATCTATTACTCCTGCAAACACAATAATGAACAATCCTATGGGAGCCCAGATGGGGCTTGCAGCGGCAAATAATCCAAACTCAGGTAGTATGATGGCTCAGAATTCAATGCCCGGAGGTGGGATGGGCAACCCTACGATGGACAGCATGCGTCAACCACCATCGCCGCATTTTCACTTTGGTAACTCAAATCCGAATAATACTATGCAAATGAATAACCCGAATGGTCAAGGAATGGGGCAGATGGGCCAAGGAATGGGACAGATGGCTCAAGGACCGGGTCAGATGGGCCAAGCGTCGGGACAGATGAGCCAAGGTATGGCACAAATGGGTCAAGCAATGAGCCAGATGGGTCAAGGTGTGGGACAGATTGGCCAGGGTATGGGACAGATGAGCCAAGGTATGGGACAGATGGGCCAAGCGATGGGTCAAGGAGCTAGTCAGATGAACCCAGGAATGGGACAAATGAGCCAAGGTATGGGACAGATGGGTCATGGACCTTCTGCAGAGATGCTAGGTGGAATGGGACCCCAAATTGTTAACATGATGAACAGCAGCTCGAAATCCAATAATCCTCCTAACCAGGGTATGATGTCACCAAACCCTGCAGGTAGTAATATGCCTCAAACACCTGGAATGAATCAAATGCCTTCGAATATGCCTGGGAATGCTGGCCAGGGACAGTATAATCCAGGGCAAATGCAGAATAATGCAGGTTATATGGGCGGCAACAATATGTCACCACAAGGTAATCCTGGGATGCAAACCAATCAGTATATGACACAACCGAATATGCCCGCTCAAGGCAATGCGATGCCTGGTAATATGAACCAAATGAACCCTGCAACTCAGCAGATGGGAAACGTGAATGCTAATCCTCAACAAATGGCTAATAGTTCGTATGGTCAGCATAGCGCAAGTATGGCcaaatttaaagaaatgttCCCTGGGGTCTTAAAGGAAGATTTAGGATTCGATCCAATGTCTATAGCTTTTCAGATGAATCCAGCTAACCAACAAAAGTCTGCTATAGACACtatgaataaaatgttgatGGGTAATTCTGGTGGAATCAACCGTATTATGGATGCATCGGGTAACGCAACTCCGGCGATGAAGCCTGTCTTAAATGCCACTAACGCAGCTGTCGCTGGCGTTGCTCAGCCTCAAGTACCACCACAACAAGTTCAACAAAATATGGCTCCCGCACCTGTGCAGCAACAGCAGCCAGGTACAGCGGCTCCTATGCAAAATACTCAACAAGTATACACTGCCCTCACCGGTGCACCAGCCATGAATCAGCAGCAACTAGCACAGCAGCCGATGATGCCGCAACAAATGCAACCTCAACAGATACAACAGATGCAACAACAACAATTACAACAACTGCAGCCGGCTGGTCAACCACAACAATATCAGCAGCAACAAGAACAGCATGCAGCCAATGCTCGACCCTTGACATCGGAAGGTTTTCCGAATACAAGACCACGACAACCCGTTCACCCAGCAGCACCCTTACAACATATGTATAAAGAGCCTATTTTCCCTGCCGATACATCAAGAAACCTATTACATTCTCATCATTTTGCTAAATCTGCGAGACAGGTTCAATATAATACTCTAGGCCAGCCGATAGAAATGCAAAACCCAAGGGAATATTATACTCCAATACCTGATTTACCACAAACCCTGTCTCCGCAAACAGACCTGTCAAAAGCTAGAAATTCCGCTATGAAGTACAGCAATGTCAAAGCAACCATCAGCAAGACTTCATTGATGGGTAACCGGCCGGTTGGCAGAACTCCAAGTAGAAGTCAGCTTCAACATATTTATAACCAGTATAAAGGCTCTCAATCATTTACTCAGCAAAATATTAAACCTTCCGACCAAGGAGTTTGTTATTCTGCGGGTCACATTAGTATTCCTCAAAGTAATACTCCACGGCACACTCCCGTTGAAAGAGTCGGCGGAGATACCGCAGCTAATGTAGCACCTCCTACTCCTAAATTAGAACCTATTATGGACCAAATTGGTGACGTTCCGGTTGCCGCGAAACCTTTTGGTGATGCTGTAAAG GTGGGTGGTGCAAGAAATAACCCGAGAAACGGCTTACAAGATCAAGTTTTTACATCCTCTCCTACATCGGCAAAGTGGAGTTTCCATGGAGATGGGAGAGCTGTTCCATTCTCCGTTGGATATCGGTTTAGAAATAAGTGA
- the ScpX gene encoding sterol carrier protein X-related thiolase, with protein sequence MPRKVFVVGVGMTNFIKPSTGGDYPELGKEAVLSALADARIKYEDVQQAVCGYVFGDSTCGQRVLYQVGMTGIPIYNVNNNCSTGSNALFLAKQLIEGGISDIVLAVGFEKMQPGALGGSNFTDRTNPLDKHTLKMADITELTGAPMTAQYFGNAAIEHMKKYGTTETHLAKIAAKNHRHGCKNPRAQGKREYTVEEVLKSRKIYGPLTKLECCPTSDGAGAAVLMSEEAVIKYGLQAKAVEIIGMEMATDTPDVFNKNSLMSVAGYDMTGLAAQRLYQKTGVSPKQVDVVELHDCFAANEMITYEGLQLCGVGEAGKFIDAGDNTYGGRVVVNPSGGLIAKGHPLGATGLAQCAELVWQLRGEAGERQVPRAKIALQHNLGLGGAVVVTMYKKGFADIAPNAVAAIASNPDDFKVAKYMKILEEAMETDTDGLIEKVRGIYGFKVRNGPNGAEGYWVINAKEGKGKVTYNGSEKPDVTFSISDDDVVDLISGKLNPQKAFFQGKIKIQGNMGLAMKLTDLQRQAAGRIDAIRSKL encoded by the exons ATGCCTAGAAAAGTGTTCGTCGTTGGCGTCGGTATGACGAATTTTATAAAGCCGAGTACTGGCGGCGATTATCCCGAGCTAGGCAAAGAGGCGGTGTTGAGTGCACTCGCCGACGCCCGCATCAAATATGAGGATGTACAACAAGCGGTGTGCGGCTACGTGTTCGGTGACTCGACCTGCGGCCAGCGAGTCTTGTACCAGGTCGGTATGACCGGCATCCCCATCTACAATGTCAACAACAACTGCTCGACCGGCTCCAACGCGCTGTTCCTGGCCAAACAGCTTATCGAAGGTGGCATCTCAGACATTGTCCTTGCCGTGGGCTTCGAGAAAATGCAGCCGGGAGCCCTCGGCGGCAGCAACTTCACTGACAGAACCAACCCCTTGGACAAGCACACACTAAAGATGGCTGACATTACTGAACTGACTGGTGCCCCCATGACTGCACAATATTTTGGTAATGCTGCCATTGAACACATGAAGAAGTATGGCACGACAGAGACACACCTTGCTAAGATAGCAGCAAAGAACCACCGTCACGGTTGTAAAAACCCCAGAGCACAAGGTAAAAGGGAATACACAGTTGAGGAAGTATTAAAATCTAGAAAGATCTACGGTCCTCTTACTAAGCTGGAGTGTTGCCCTACTAGTGACGGTGCTGGTGCTGCTGTACTCATGTCAGAGGAAGCTGTTATCAAATACGGTCTCCAAGCTAAGGCTGTAGAAATTATTGGTATGGAGATGGCCACAGACACCCCTGATGTGTTCAACAAGAACAGTTTGATGAGTGTGGCTGGTTACGACATGACTGGCTTGGCCGCTCAGCGCTTGTACCAAAAGACTGGTGTGTCACCAAAGCAGGTTGATGTGGTAGAGCTTCATGATTGCTTTGCTGCTAATGAAATGATCACGTACGAGGGTCTGCAGTTATGTGGGGTGGGTGAAGCGGGCAAGTTCATTGATGCCGGTGACAACACATACGGTGGCAGAGTAGTTGTGAACCCCAGTGGAGGTTTAATAGCTAAGGGTCATCCTCTAGGAGCGACCGGTCTGGCCCAGTGTGCTGAGCTAGTCTGGCAACTTCGCGGAGAGGCTGGCGAAAGACAG GTGCCGCGCGCCAAGATCGCTCTACAACACAACTTGGGACTCGGAGGAGCAGTAGTCGTCACTATGTACAAGAAGGGATTCGCCGACATCGCCCCCAACGCGGTGGCCGCCATCGCCAGCAACCCTGATGACTTCAAGGTCGCTAAATACATGAAGATCCTCGAGGAGGCGATGGAGACCGACACTGACGGTCTCATCGAGAAGGTCAGAGGAATCTACGGCTTCAAAGTGAGGAATGGCCCCAACGGTGCGGAAGGTTACTGGGTCATTAACGCCAAGGAAGGCAAAGGCAAAGTGACGTACAACGGCTCCGAGAAACCCGATGTCACGTTCTCCATCAGTGATGACGATGTTGTTGACCTAATCTCCGGTAAACTGAACCCACAGAAAGCCTTCTTCCAGGGCAAGATCAAAATCCAAGGCAACATGGGTCTCGCTATGAAACTGACCGACCTGCAGAGACAAGCTGCCGGTAGAATCGACGCGATCCGCTCCAAATTGTAA